In a genomic window of Glycine max cultivar Williams 82 chromosome 13, Glycine_max_v4.0, whole genome shotgun sequence:
- the LOC100819516 gene encoding E3 ubiquitin-protein ligase At1g63170 has translation MDVTSLGSNSNTQTDQHPLLMEQPETRNGHQHVIDITRNGEALTTSYRNDQHSEMHLTQNQDQPAGDAQDSSHQTTSSSAPRLNSRNSASLRRGDGYGHRGRSPLNSGLWISVELVVTVSQIIASIVVLSLSRNENPQAPLFAWIVGYGSGCVATLPILYWRFRNRNQSNEQDTSQASQGSSGSNPPDRSYTSIYVSHVSDEENGHATQSASRNTIMPGAFTSRLNGLVDHFKMALDCFFAVWFVVGNVWIFGGHTSPSDAPQLYRLCIVFLTFSCIGYAMPFILCATICCCLPCIISVLGIREDFSQNRGATVESINALPIFKFKLKNNENGDDQDANSAIDEGGILAAGTEKERMISGEDAVCCICLAKYADDDELRELPCSHVFHVECVDKWLKINATCPLCKNEVGTSNGGSPSA, from the exons ATGGATGTTACTTCCCTGGGTTCAAATAGCAATACCCAAACCGACCAACACCCTCTGTTGATGGAGCAGCCGGAAACCCGTAATGGACACCAGCATGTAATTGACATTACAAGGAATGGTGAAGCTCTAACAACATCATATCGTAATGATCAACACTCTGAAATGCATTTAACACAGAATCAAGATCAACCAGCTGGGGATGCACAAGATTCCAGTCATCAAACAACTTCATCTTCTGCCCCCAGATTAAACTCTAGAAATTCAGCTTCATTGAGAAGAGGTGATGGATATGGTCATCGTGGAAGGAGTCCATTGAATTCTGGACTGTGGATCTCTGTTGAGCTTGTTGTCACTGTGAGTCAGATCATAGCATCTATAGTCGTTTTGTCATTGTCCAGGAATGAAAATCCCCAGGCCCCATTATTTGCATGGATTGTGGGCTATGGGTCTGGTTGTGTTGCCACACTTCCCATTCTCTACTGGCGTTTTCGAAACCGTAATCAAAGCAATGAACAAGATACCTCTCAAGCATCTCAAGGATCTTCTGGAAGCAATCCTCCAGATCGTTCTTATACTTCCATCTATGTTTCTCATGTCTCAGATGAGGAGAATGGTCACGCTACACAATCAGCCTCAAGAAACACTATAATGCCTGGAGCATTTACTTCTAG GCTTAACGGATTAGTAGACCATTTCAAGATGGCCTTGGATTGCTTCTTTGCAGTTTGGTTTGTAGTAGGAAATGTTTGGATCTTTGGAGGTCACACTTCTCCTTCTGATGCTCCACAATTGTACAG GTTATGTATTGTGTTTCTTACCTTTAGCTGTATCGGATATGCAATGCCATTTATACTTTGTGCAACTATTTGTTGCTGCCTGCCTTGTATAATTTCTGTTTTGGGCATTCGAgaggatttttctcaaaatagaGGAGCAACAGTAGAATCAATTAATGCTCTACCAATCTTTAAGTTCAAATTGAAGAACAATGAAAATGGTGATGACCAGGATGCCAATTCAGCTATAGATGAAGGTGGAATTTTGGCTGCAGGGACAGAAAAGGAGCGAATGATTTCAGGAGAAGATGCT GTTTGTTGCATTTGCTTAGCAAAATATGCAGATGATGACGAGCTTAGAGAGTTACCTTGCTCTCACGTTTTTCACGTCGAATGTGTTGACAAATGGTTAAAGATAAATGCAACCTGCCCTCTCTGTAAAAATGAAGTTGGTACGAGTAATGGAGGGTCCCCTTCAGCCTGA